The Gemmata palustris genome includes a region encoding these proteins:
- a CDS encoding BatA domain-containing protein: protein MLSQFLNPWTFLAGAALVSVPIIIHLINRIRYRRVKWAAMEFLLKAQKRMRRRKILEQLLLLLLRCLLVFFAGLLFARYIGGCSGSKGMETRPTTHLVILDDTPSMADAWRREDGSPTDAYAEAKRLVYEKLMPATAEATTNQTMQVLKLSELDKPFPAKTDDAKVTALGISEMEGHLKPLQVTTVRKSLRDGLDAARALLGDAPATNAKVVHVISDLRSVDWAEDGDTIQGKLTELKDLGVTVHFIDVVNPARKPDRKSPQSADNVSIVEVKPRNRVVAANQQTDIEVRIKNFGGTDLKEVRVDFYLNGVKDTIPSMVFPSLPANQERVQSCQATFTQTGSRDKPLDRFNLVTAVLGTPEAGGLAIDNVRHTVVEVRPKLQVLVVDGRVDKRDKQEGDSFYLRKLFLDSFGGIDWVVTEAPKLDGYDLRPFSTVYLLNVPQLSAAAVTNLERFVTGGGGVGVFLGPDVKPEDYTARMFRGGQGFFPVPLSIKEPVVLKEEQKLAREIAFGKRVILRDPANRLHPALNAIYTNERGGTAKDSEVERYFLFTNIDSYWPIARRGSWRDDKSVQELYCMPNEKPIADFEAPAKELAKAVRAKYGDAKFEKARKYLTPLIKNIEETPAQVGLPLSILARHLDQLLCDQINDGDESEPILRDFWNQPELAEIKPLAMQLRDEAKFGDPLYVAKTFGRGRVAVMTTDAGGTHGTSKQWTDWPSGKGSPGWVVVVSEMQKYLSGGGGEGNLSLGDRYFAEFEAGRYKPSVARHLLTFDPVKSEKPAGGLIPKALGDQALDQPANAVDAAPDAPRRPFQLSYADAKVPGAYIFSLTRLKGDKDPPGTPAEQPDYAAVAFNVDATREGDMHRANTDDLATQTNKAPLHNIEDLSWIDQLKQKPTDMSSRRWLYLLILLLLIAEQAWAVRISYHSKPEDLELLAPSAAAAFAHTTAPPVPAGAPAGAA from the coding sequence ATGCTGTCGCAGTTCCTCAACCCGTGGACGTTCCTGGCCGGCGCGGCCCTCGTCAGCGTGCCGATCATCATCCACCTGATCAACCGGATCCGGTACCGGCGCGTCAAGTGGGCGGCGATGGAGTTCCTGCTCAAAGCCCAGAAGCGCATGCGCCGGCGCAAGATCCTCGAGCAGTTGTTGCTGCTCCTCCTGCGCTGCCTGCTCGTGTTCTTCGCGGGGCTGCTGTTCGCGCGCTACATCGGGGGGTGCTCGGGCTCGAAGGGCATGGAGACGCGGCCCACCACGCACCTCGTCATCCTCGACGACACCCCGAGCATGGCCGACGCCTGGCGCCGCGAGGACGGCTCGCCGACCGACGCCTACGCGGAAGCCAAGCGGCTCGTCTACGAGAAGCTGATGCCGGCCACGGCCGAGGCGACGACCAACCAGACCATGCAGGTGCTCAAGCTCTCGGAGCTCGACAAGCCGTTCCCGGCGAAGACCGACGACGCGAAAGTGACCGCCCTCGGCATCAGCGAGATGGAGGGGCACCTGAAGCCGCTCCAGGTCACGACCGTGCGCAAGAGCCTGCGGGACGGGCTCGACGCGGCCCGGGCGCTGCTCGGCGACGCGCCCGCGACCAACGCCAAGGTCGTCCACGTCATCTCCGACTTGCGGAGCGTGGACTGGGCCGAGGACGGCGACACGATCCAGGGCAAGCTCACCGAGTTGAAGGACCTCGGCGTCACGGTCCACTTCATCGACGTCGTGAACCCGGCGCGCAAGCCGGACCGCAAGTCCCCGCAATCCGCCGACAACGTGTCCATCGTCGAGGTCAAGCCGCGCAACCGCGTCGTCGCGGCCAACCAGCAGACCGACATCGAGGTGCGGATCAAGAACTTCGGCGGGACCGACCTCAAGGAGGTGCGGGTCGACTTCTACCTCAACGGCGTCAAGGACACGATCCCCTCGATGGTGTTCCCCAGCCTCCCGGCCAACCAGGAGCGGGTCCAGTCGTGCCAGGCGACGTTCACCCAAACCGGGTCGCGCGACAAGCCGCTGGACCGGTTCAACCTCGTGACCGCGGTCCTGGGCACCCCGGAGGCGGGCGGCCTGGCGATCGACAACGTGCGCCACACCGTCGTCGAGGTGCGCCCGAAACTGCAAGTGCTCGTGGTCGACGGGCGGGTCGACAAGCGCGACAAGCAGGAGGGCGACAGCTTCTATCTCCGTAAGCTGTTCCTCGACTCGTTCGGCGGGATCGACTGGGTCGTGACCGAGGCCCCGAAGCTCGACGGGTACGACCTGCGCCCGTTCTCCACGGTCTACCTGCTCAACGTTCCCCAACTGAGTGCGGCCGCGGTCACGAACCTGGAGCGGTTCGTCACGGGCGGCGGCGGGGTCGGAGTGTTCCTCGGGCCGGACGTGAAGCCCGAGGACTACACCGCGCGTATGTTCCGCGGCGGGCAAGGGTTCTTCCCCGTGCCGCTCTCGATCAAAGAACCGGTTGTGCTGAAGGAGGAACAGAAACTGGCGCGCGAGATCGCGTTCGGCAAGCGCGTGATCCTCCGCGACCCGGCCAACCGGCTGCACCCGGCGCTCAACGCGATCTACACCAACGAGCGCGGCGGGACCGCGAAGGACAGCGAGGTCGAGCGATACTTCTTGTTCACCAACATCGACTCGTACTGGCCCATCGCCCGGCGCGGGAGCTGGCGCGACGACAAGTCGGTGCAGGAGCTGTACTGCATGCCGAACGAGAAGCCGATCGCGGACTTCGAGGCCCCGGCCAAGGAGCTGGCCAAGGCGGTGCGCGCGAAGTACGGGGACGCGAAGTTCGAGAAGGCGCGCAAGTACCTCACCCCACTGATTAAGAACATCGAGGAGACCCCGGCCCAGGTCGGGCTCCCGCTCTCGATCCTCGCGCGGCACCTGGACCAGTTGCTCTGCGACCAGATCAACGACGGCGACGAGAGCGAGCCGATCCTGCGCGACTTCTGGAACCAGCCCGAACTGGCCGAGATCAAACCGCTGGCGATGCAGCTCCGCGACGAGGCCAAGTTCGGCGACCCGCTGTACGTCGCGAAGACGTTCGGGCGCGGGCGCGTCGCGGTGATGACCACCGACGCGGGCGGCACGCACGGCACCAGCAAGCAGTGGACCGACTGGCCCTCGGGCAAGGGCAGCCCGGGCTGGGTCGTCGTGGTGAGCGAGATGCAGAAGTACCTGTCCGGCGGCGGGGGGGAAGGGAACCTGTCGCTGGGCGACCGGTACTTCGCGGAGTTCGAGGCCGGGCGGTACAAGCCCTCCGTGGCGCGGCACCTGCTCACGTTCGATCCGGTGAAGTCCGAGAAGCCCGCGGGCGGGCTGATCCCGAAGGCGCTCGGCGACCAGGCGCTCGACCAGCCCGCGAACGCGGTCGACGCGGCCCCGGACGCCCCGCGCCGGCCGTTCCAGTTGTCTTACGCCGACGCGAAAGTGCCCGGCGCGTACATCTTCAGCCTGACGCGGCTCAAGGGCGACAAGGACCCGCCCGGTACGCCCGCGGAGCAGCCGGACTACGCCGCGGTTGCCTTCAACGTGGACGCGACGCGCGAGGGCGACATGCACCGCGCCAACACGGACGACCTCGCGACCCAAACCAACAAGGCGCCGCTCCACAACATCGAAGACCTCTCGTGGATCGATCAGCTCAAGCAGAAGCCGACGGACATGTCGAGCCGGCGCTGGCTGTACCTGCTCATCCTGCTCCTGCTGATCGCGGAACAGGCCTGGGCGGTGCGGATCAGTTACCACTCGAAGCCGGAGGACCTGGAACTGTTGGCCCCCAGTGCGGCGGCGGCGTTCGCCCACACGACGGCCCCGCCGGTTCCGGCCGGTGCGCCCGCCGGGGCGGCCTGA
- a CDS encoding DUF58 domain-containing protein: MAKRSDSDNPRRFLDPKVIARISQLDLRARQVVEGFLAGMHKSPVYGQSVEFVQHREYMPGDDLRRIDWKVWQRSDKFVIKQYEAETNLRSYVVVDASESMLYGADKHRKAGTLYKYDYVATAAACLAYMTVKQQDSCGLVTFDSDVREAIPPRSSVRHMDAVTKALHVSNPREKTDMVKIMRQVAESMPSRGLVLVFSDLLCDREQLFKGLEMLRHRRHDVMVFHILDDDELLFPFSGMTKFEGLEQLPDLLCDPRALRDGYLEELEIYLTEVRRGCTRIGIDYTLLRTSDYMDAVLSKFLFQRMSTRAAPARR, encoded by the coding sequence ATGGCCAAGCGCAGCGACTCCGACAACCCGCGCCGGTTCCTCGACCCGAAGGTGATCGCCCGCATCTCGCAGCTCGACCTGCGGGCGCGCCAGGTGGTCGAGGGGTTCCTCGCGGGGATGCACAAGAGCCCCGTGTACGGGCAGAGCGTGGAGTTCGTGCAGCACCGCGAGTACATGCCCGGCGACGACCTGCGCCGCATCGACTGGAAGGTGTGGCAGCGGTCCGACAAGTTCGTCATCAAGCAGTACGAAGCGGAAACGAACCTGCGATCTTACGTGGTGGTGGACGCGAGCGAGTCCATGCTCTACGGGGCGGACAAGCACCGTAAAGCGGGCACGCTGTACAAGTACGACTACGTCGCCACGGCCGCCGCGTGCCTCGCGTACATGACCGTCAAGCAGCAGGACTCGTGCGGGCTCGTCACGTTCGACTCGGACGTGCGCGAGGCGATCCCGCCGCGCAGCTCGGTGCGCCACATGGACGCCGTGACCAAGGCGCTCCACGTGTCGAACCCGCGCGAGAAGACCGACATGGTCAAGATCATGCGGCAGGTCGCGGAGAGCATGCCGAGCCGCGGCCTCGTGCTCGTGTTCTCGGACCTGCTGTGCGACCGCGAGCAGCTCTTCAAGGGTCTGGAGATGCTCCGGCACCGGCGCCACGACGTGATGGTGTTCCACATCCTCGACGACGACGAGCTCCTGTTCCCGTTCTCCGGGATGACGAAGTTCGAGGGCCTCGAACAGCTCCCGGACCTGCTCTGCGACCCGCGCGCGCTCCGCGACGGGTACCTCGAGGAGCTGGAAATCTACCTCACGGAAGTGCGCCGCGGCTGCACCCGGATCGGCATCGACTACACGCTGCTCCGCACCAGCGACTACATGGACGCGGTCCTCTCGAAGTTCCTCTTCCAGCGGATGTCCACGCGGGCCGCGCCCGCCCGCCGTTAA
- a CDS encoding AAA family ATPase: MSTTGQMAQSDVDSIQKLKSAFDNIKKQLTRVIVGQDLVIEELLIALFSKGHCMLEGVPGLAKTLMISTLSRCLSLEFSRIQFTPDLMPADITGTDFIEKNPATGSFELLFRPGPLFSNMVLADEINRTPPRTQAALLEAMQERQVSVGRVRHKLANPFFVLATQNPIEQEGTYPLPEAQQDRFMFKVYVHYPTFNEEFEIARRTTGVAADEITPVLSGEQIQEIQTLVRKVPVTDHVIHYCLALVRQTRVGEPGTPKFIKDWLSWGAGPRAVQNLILGGKARALLYGRAHVTTEDIKALALPVLRHRILTNFTAASEGVNTDTVVKKLVEETPEKEGALLGDPRFQKMFAS, from the coding sequence ATGAGCACAACCGGGCAAATGGCGCAGAGCGACGTCGACTCCATTCAGAAACTCAAATCGGCGTTCGATAATATCAAGAAGCAACTGACCCGCGTCATCGTCGGGCAGGACCTCGTGATCGAGGAGCTGCTCATCGCGCTCTTCAGCAAGGGCCACTGCATGCTCGAGGGCGTGCCGGGCCTCGCGAAGACGCTCATGATTAGCACCCTGTCGCGGTGCCTGTCGCTGGAATTCAGCCGCATCCAGTTCACCCCCGACCTGATGCCCGCCGACATCACCGGGACCGACTTCATCGAGAAGAACCCGGCCACCGGGTCGTTCGAGCTCCTGTTCCGGCCCGGCCCGCTGTTCTCGAACATGGTCCTCGCGGACGAGATCAACCGGACCCCGCCGCGGACCCAGGCCGCGCTCCTCGAGGCCATGCAGGAGCGCCAGGTGTCCGTCGGGCGCGTGCGCCACAAGCTCGCGAACCCGTTCTTCGTGCTCGCGACCCAGAACCCGATCGAACAAGAAGGGACGTACCCGCTCCCCGAAGCGCAGCAGGACCGCTTCATGTTCAAGGTGTACGTCCACTACCCGACGTTCAACGAGGAGTTCGAGATCGCCCGGCGCACGACCGGGGTCGCGGCCGACGAGATCACCCCGGTCCTCTCGGGCGAGCAGATCCAGGAGATCCAGACGCTGGTCCGCAAGGTGCCGGTGACCGACCACGTGATCCACTACTGTCTCGCGCTCGTGCGCCAGACCCGGGTGGGCGAGCCCGGCACGCCGAAGTTCATCAAGGACTGGCTGAGCTGGGGCGCCGGCCCCCGCGCCGTGCAGAACCTGATCCTCGGGGGCAAGGCCCGCGCGCTGCTCTACGGCCGCGCCCACGTCACCACCGAGGACATCAAGGCCCTCGCGCTCCCGGTCCTCCGGCACCGCATCCTGACGAACTTCACCGCCGCGTCCGAGGGCGTGAACACCGACACGGTCGTCAAGAAGCTCGTCGAGGAGACCCCGGAAAAAGAAGGCGCGCTGCTCGGCGACCCGCGGTTCCAGAAGATGTTCGCGTCCTGA
- a CDS encoding prenyltransferase/squalene oxidase repeat-containing protein, with product MPRSWLLATLTACVVGGVVTVPAPRPARAADEKKDKDQKKAIESAIDKGLEYLKKTQAQDGHWEAQGGQYPTTMTALAGMAFLMEGSTLKEGKYSDQVKKAVDWFLAPARQQANGMLGDSRNPTESVRYMYGQGFGTMFLASVYGEEEDKEQRDKLEKLLKKAVEFICKAQTLKKHRKAEGKDVDIGGWGYVSAADGGNFDEGSVTITALQGLRAARNAGIPVPKENIDKAVNYLEACTTTDGGIIYNYLGGAAGRGQERPPLTAAAICCGFSAGQYKGELPKRWLKYCKDHESTFLAKGRQAHDEYQTYYFGQAMYALGDEKYGEMFPDQKEKDKWLSWARFKDVYFPQILDNQDKTGGSWTQSSISPVYVTSINLCLLQLEKGILPIYQR from the coding sequence ATGCCCCGCAGTTGGTTGCTCGCGACCCTGACGGCGTGTGTGGTCGGCGGTGTGGTCACCGTTCCCGCACCTCGACCGGCACGGGCCGCCGACGAGAAGAAAGACAAGGACCAGAAGAAGGCGATCGAGTCGGCGATCGACAAGGGGCTCGAGTACCTGAAGAAGACCCAGGCCCAAGACGGTCACTGGGAAGCGCAGGGCGGTCAGTACCCGACGACCATGACCGCCCTCGCGGGGATGGCGTTCCTGATGGAAGGCAGCACCCTCAAAGAGGGCAAGTATTCCGATCAGGTGAAGAAGGCCGTGGACTGGTTCCTCGCGCCGGCGCGCCAGCAGGCCAACGGGATGCTCGGGGATTCCCGCAACCCCACGGAATCGGTGCGGTACATGTACGGTCAGGGGTTCGGCACGATGTTCCTGGCCAGCGTGTACGGCGAAGAAGAGGACAAGGAACAGCGCGACAAGCTCGAGAAGCTGCTCAAGAAGGCCGTCGAGTTCATCTGCAAGGCCCAGACCCTCAAGAAGCACCGCAAAGCCGAGGGCAAGGACGTGGACATCGGCGGTTGGGGGTACGTGAGCGCGGCCGACGGCGGGAACTTCGACGAGGGCTCGGTGACCATCACCGCGCTCCAGGGGCTCCGGGCCGCGCGCAACGCGGGCATCCCGGTCCCCAAGGAGAACATCGACAAGGCCGTGAACTACCTCGAGGCCTGCACCACCACTGATGGCGGCATCATCTACAACTACCTCGGCGGGGCGGCGGGGCGCGGTCAGGAGCGCCCGCCGCTGACGGCCGCGGCGATCTGTTGCGGGTTCAGCGCCGGGCAGTACAAGGGCGAACTCCCCAAGCGCTGGCTCAAATACTGTAAGGACCACGAGAGCACGTTCTTGGCCAAGGGGCGCCAGGCCCACGACGAGTATCAGACGTACTACTTCGGCCAGGCCATGTACGCGCTCGGGGACGAGAAGTACGGGGAGATGTTCCCGGACCAGAAGGAAAAGGACAAGTGGCTCAGTTGGGCGCGGTTCAAGGACGTCTATTTCCCGCAGATCCTCGACAACCAGGACAAGACCGGTGGCTCCTGGACCCAGAGTTCCATTTCGCCCGTCTACGTGACCAGCATCAACCTGTGCTTGCTCCAGTTGGAGAAGGGTATTCTGCCCATCTACCAGCGCTAA